GGGTTGTGATAAAGGATCATTCTATATTGATAGATCATCCAAACAAAAGTACCAACCCAGTAGATACAACCTATGGCAGAAATTACTTCTGGCACAGAAAAATCTGCTCCCGCAAAACTTTGATTCATTGATTGTAACAGCAGATGAGGAGCCTTCCATTCCAAAAGAAGAAGGAGAAAAATCACAAAAAAAGTTGGATACAACCGCTTTAATCCAGACAAAGGAACTGGTTCTAAACTTAAAAACTGTTCGATTGTATACTGCATACTGCCAGGGATTAAAAAAATAATGGGCACATATCCATGATTCAAAAGTGAGATTTTAAATTCGAACCCAACATACAGACGATAGGCGTAAAAAATCAAAGTCCCACCCGAAAAAGCAGCAATCATGGCAAAGGGAAATCCTTTGGAACCCTTTTCTTTCACAAGAATACCAAGACCTAAAATGAAATGATACCAAACCCCGAACTGGAGCCATGAACCAAAAAACTCGAACATCTAGCAAAATTCGGACGAAATGCACGCTTCCGTCAACCTTTTGCATCCCCTCTGTACTTAGAATTGGTACAAAATTATGATATTAGACCTAAAAAATCGTCCAAAATCGCCATCTTGGACGCCATTTCAACGCAATCGTGGTAAATTTGAGTCAATTCAGAGGCGAATTATGAAAAAGCAAAAAATCTTTCGTCTGCTTTTGCCACTTGGGATCTTTCTCTTGGTGGCTTGCGGACAAAACGGAAACCAAAACTCAAAAGACAATGCTGCCGTATTAGGTGTGTTAAATGGAACAAATTCCAGCACTTCGGCAACTCCGGAAGCTCTCCAACTAAGCAATGCCGCGAATGCAAAAGACATTCAATCCGCATTTGCAAAAGAAAACGATGGAAGTTTCACTTTCAATGACAACATCTCGTTTCTAAGTAACGATGGTGTGAAAATTACAGGGAACTTATTCATTCCTAAATCAGGAACAGGTCCCTTCCCTGCTGTGATTTTTGTCAACAGTTGGGCTCTTAACGAATATGAGTATATTGTACCTGCTGCCAAACTTGCAAAAAAAGGGTACGTTGTGTTCAGTTATAACACTAGAGGATTTGGAACTTCTGGCGGACTCATTAATGTAGCAGGTCCAAAAGACATGGAAGACCTTTCCAAAGGAATTGATTTCCTATTAGCAAATGCTCCTGTGAATCCAGCAAACATTGGTATTGCGGGAATTTCTTACGGCGCGGGAATTTCTCTTCTTGGCCTAAGCAAAGAACCAAGAATTAAAACTGCTGTTGCCATGAGTGGTTGGGGAAGTTTGCCAGACTCTTTGTATGGAAATCAAACTCCAAGACTGGTTTGGGGATTATTACTTGTCACTGCCGGTTATATTACAGGAAGAATGGATCCTATCATCGCAGAAAACTTTGGCAAACTTTTAGACACGAGAGATGTGGCTACAGTTTTGGCATGGGCAAGTGAACGATCACCAAACAGTGCCGTTGCGGCTTTGAATGCAGCTGGAAAACCTGTTTACATTTCCAACAACTCACAAGACAATCTATTCCAACCAAATCAAATCCTTCCTTACTTTGAGCAACTCACCGTACCAAAAAAATTAGATTTGAACAATGGAATTCACGCCACAGCAGAAATTGGAGGAGTTCTTGGAATTGAAAACTATGTTTGGACCAATGCATATGATTGGTTTGATTATTGGTTAAAAGGAGTCCAAAATGGAATCATGACGAAACCAAAGGTTTCCATTCAAAAAAGATTTTCTTCTTCCAGAGTGACTTATACTTCTTGGCCTAACCCAAACAAGGTAGAAAGAACATACCATCTTCGACCTATGGGCCTTCTCAC
This region of Leptospira mtsangambouensis genomic DNA includes:
- a CDS encoding alpha/beta fold hydrolase, with the protein product MKKQKIFRLLLPLGIFLLVACGQNGNQNSKDNAAVLGVLNGTNSSTSATPEALQLSNAANAKDIQSAFAKENDGSFTFNDNISFLSNDGVKITGNLFIPKSGTGPFPAVIFVNSWALNEYEYIVPAAKLAKKGYVVFSYNTRGFGTSGGLINVAGPKDMEDLSKGIDFLLANAPVNPANIGIAGISYGAGISLLGLSKEPRIKTAVAMSGWGSLPDSLYGNQTPRLVWGLLLVTAGYITGRMDPIIAENFGKLLDTRDVATVLAWASERSPNSAVAALNAAGKPVYISNNSQDNLFQPNQILPYFEQLTVPKKLDLNNGIHATAEIGGVLGIENYVWTNAYDWFDYWLKGVQNGIMTKPKVSIQKRFSSSRVTYTSWPNPNKVERTYHLRPMGLLTPGKITTTANTSNGNDTILSGGTNATTGVPLLSEILDGAVSVPVTTNVNLIDRSNAMVYISDQLSTSLKLRGRTFYKGRINSSDNAPHVVVYLYEVDFWGTGKLITHGTATLFGVKGKDTDLIVDLQAVAHDFPVGSRLALAIDNIDPMYAVPKPVSLYTTTFKHSTSTASTLRFESE